The Rhododendron vialii isolate Sample 1 chromosome 6a, ASM3025357v1 genome includes a window with the following:
- the LOC131328502 gene encoding uncharacterized protein LOC131328502, which produces MEKTAFITPYGIFCYRIMPFGLKNSGATFNRAIFKMLQEQIGHIVEAYIDELVVKIGKLLPYFQSYPIVVLTEHPLKSLFRKADLSNRVSKWAVELANFDIRFEPRMAIKGQVLTDFIAELTPQDTELLNTPIPKQTVVEHRVSPKPWHLFQGDNWRLHVDGASNSNGAGAGVVLVSPCGTLHESAISIEFPATNNEAEYEALLAGLRSAVAMEISDLVVYCDSQLIINREHNAHVDALAGLASASKASKFRTISFGSIDHPSFDTTPEILNVELGPSWMDEIVAFLKNDNLPADKKEAYCIRNKAAYYWLFESGQLYRKSISGPYLLVVHPTQVPEILTELHSGRCGYHFGGRSLCQRALSQGYFWKNMKKYCAEVVRKCRPCQLFSPILKQPAQNLFPIISPWPFAQWGLDIVGKLPTAPGGFKFGVPYAIVSDNGSQFVSKDLTSLCAEFGIRFFNSTPAYPQGNGQAEATNKTVCAGIKRRLNSKRGKWAEELPRVLWAYRSTPRRSTGHMPFSMVFGMEAVILLESRFPTLRTENFEPKTNDEAVEQELILAEEKHDDAQLKLAEYQQQMKFKPNWEGPFRVVKIVGEGAYVLEDMNGKTLTNPWNAQNLKKAYM; this is translated from the exons atggagaaaactgcttttaTCACACCATATGGCATCTTCTGCTACCGCAtcatgccctttgggctcaaGAATTCAGGCGCAACATTCAatagagcaatattcaagatgttgcaagaacaaatcggccacaTCGTTGAAGCTTACATTGATGAACTCGTtgtcaaaa TTGGAAAACTCCTGCCTTACTTCCAATCATACCCCATCGTCGTCTTAACAGAGCACCCCCTCAAAAGCCTTTTTCGGAAGGCTGACCTATCCAATAGGGTCTCCAAGTGGGCAGTAgagctagcaaactttgatatccgttTTGAGCCACGAATGGCAATCAAAGGACAGGTTCTTACTGACTTCATTGCTGAGCTTACTCCACAAGATACAGAACTTCTCAACACACCCATCCCAAAACAAACCGTCGTCGAGCATCGAGTGTCGCCAAAaccttggcaccttttccaaggGGACAACTGGCGCCTACATGTTGACGGAGCATCtaacagcaacggagcaggaGCCGGGGTCGTCCTAGTCTCCCCTTGTGGAACACtacatgaaagtgctatcagcatCGAATTCCCCGCCACGAATAATGAAGCTGAGTATGAAGCCCTCCTAGCTGGCTTACGCTCTGCAGTTGCGATGGAAATCTCCGACCTTGTTGTTTACtgcgactcccaactcata atcaaccgcgaacACAATGCACACGTAGACGCACTCGCCGGCCTTGCCTCAGCTTCTAAAGCCTCCAAGTTCCGGACAATCAGCTTCGGCAGCATCGACCATCCCAGCTTTGACACAACTCCTGAAATTCTCAATGTTGAACTCGGtccaagctggatggacgagatcgTTGCATTTCTCAAAAATGACAATTTACCAGCAGATAAGAAGGAAGCTTATTGCATCAGGAACAAGGCTGCTTACTATTGGCTTTTCGAAAGTGGTCAACTCTACAGGAAATCTATCTCCGGCCCATACCTCCTCGTggtccacccaacccaagtaCCCGAGATCCTAACCGAACTTCACTCAGGAAGATGTGGATACCACTTCGGCGGCCGTTCACTTTGCCAACGAGCATTAAGTCAGGGatatttttggaagaacatgaagaaataTTGCGCAGAAGTTGTTCGCAAGTGCCGGCCGTGCCAACTTTTTTCACCCATCCTTAAACAGCCAGCCCAAAACCTTTTCCCCATCATAAGTCCATGGCCTTTTGCGCAATGGGGGCTTGACATCGTGGGCAAACTCCCAACAGCCccaggaggattcaa GTTTGGCGTCCCTTACGCCATCGTATCAGACAACGGAAGCCAATTCGTCAGTAAAGACCTCACCAGCCTCTGCGCcgaatttgggatacgcttcttcaactctactCCAGCATACCCCCAAGGGAATGGCCAAGCCGAGGCAACAAACAAAACTGTCTGCGCGGGGATCAAGCGTCGGTTAAATtcaaagagaggaaaatgggctgaggaACTGCCACGTGTTCTttgggcttaccgttctacGCCACGGCGCTCAACAGGCCATATGCCCTTCTCAATGGTGTTCGGCATGGAGGCCGTAATCCTACTAGAATCCAGGTTCCCCACCCTGAGAACAGAGAACTTCGAACCGAAGACTAATGACGAAGCCGTAGAACAGGAACTGATCTTGGCAGAAGAAAAGCACGACGACGCTCAGCTAAAGCTCGCCGAGTACCAACAGCAAATG aaattcaaacccaactgggaaggcccctTTCGTGTTGTCAAAATCGTTGGTGAAGGTGCTTACGTACTAGAAGACATGAACGGAAAAACCCTCaccaacccatggaatgcacagaacttGAAAAAAGCATATATGTGA